The Allorhodopirellula heiligendammensis genome includes a window with the following:
- a CDS encoding ferritin-like domain-containing protein, producing the protein MSLDSLADAFYDELRDVYSAEKQLTKALPKMIKHATNADLKKALEDHLKETEKQVDRVEQAFEDTGKAARAKSCEAMKGLIEEASEMLKTDAEPAVKDAVIIACGQKVEHYEIATYGTLCTWAEMLGYKTATEQLKLNMGEEEAADKKLSKVAETVNREAMDAGSAKKK; encoded by the coding sequence ATGTCTCTCGATTCCCTTGCCGATGCGTTTTATGATGAGCTTCGCGATGTCTACAGTGCCGAAAAGCAATTAACCAAAGCACTGCCGAAAATGATTAAGCATGCCACCAATGCCGATTTGAAGAAGGCCTTGGAGGATCACTTGAAAGAGACCGAGAAACAGGTTGACCGCGTCGAGCAGGCGTTCGAGGACACTGGAAAGGCAGCCCGCGCCAAGTCATGTGAGGCGATGAAGGGGCTGATTGAGGAAGCGAGCGAGATGCTCAAAACGGACGCCGAGCCTGCCGTGAAGGATGCTGTTATCATCGCGTGCGGCCAGAAAGTGGAGCACTATGAAATCGCGACCTATGGAACCTTGTGCACGTGGGCGGAGATGCTCGGCTACAAGACTGCGACAGAACAACTCAAGCTGAACATGGGTGAGGAGGAGGCCGCCGATAAGAAGCTTTCCAAAGTAGCGGAAACGGTTAATCGCGAGGCGATGGACGCTGGTAGCGCCAAAAAAAAGTAG